The proteins below are encoded in one region of Thermococcus sp. EP1:
- a CDS encoding tripartite tricarboxylate transporter permease: MLREVFLGILAGTITGLTPALHVNTLASIIGSMDSIMEGFLYVVFLYTMGLTHTFLDAFPSTFFGIPEEDTALSILPAHRLALQGRALEVVNISLKTSFLAVLFSLTFLPIYLWVAPYYTPTVGRIFVFLLAGLIIFSEKGMKKVYALIIFCMAGILGIISDKLPLKEPYFHLFVGLFGVPAILFSLKNNEKITPGESEILLSKTHFLRYSFLGTLFGMLASLLPTFTSSQAALLGSFLSKDERAFLTISFSVNTANFIFGLANFYATGKTRNGILVLIKNHYYPLNSKEFVILLIITITVGSVVNLYGLLISKKVGRLIEKINYKLLNISILSFIIAGSFYFDGLLGIGVLGVATILGTTTLILKVKRTTCMGVLMLKIMIK; encoded by the coding sequence ATGCTTAGAGAAGTATTCTTAGGAATTTTGGCTGGGACCATTACTGGATTAACGCCTGCTCTACATGTAAACACCTTAGCTTCAATTATAGGGAGTATGGATAGCATAATGGAAGGATTTTTGTACGTCGTGTTTCTTTATACTATGGGTCTAACCCATACTTTCCTAGATGCATTTCCCTCAACATTTTTTGGAATTCCAGAGGAAGATACTGCCTTAAGTATTCTTCCAGCTCATAGGCTGGCCCTCCAGGGGAGAGCTCTTGAGGTTGTGAATATTTCACTAAAAACAAGTTTTCTAGCAGTTTTATTCTCTCTAACTTTTCTTCCTATATATCTTTGGGTGGCCCCATATTACACTCCAACAGTGGGAAGAATTTTTGTATTCCTATTAGCAGGTTTAATCATATTCTCCGAAAAAGGTATGAAAAAAGTGTATGCACTTATTATATTTTGCATGGCTGGAATATTGGGAATTATTAGTGATAAGTTACCTCTTAAAGAACCTTATTTTCACTTGTTTGTAGGGTTGTTTGGTGTTCCAGCTATCTTGTTTTCTTTGAAAAATAATGAAAAAATAACCCCAGGAGAAAGTGAGATTCTACTCTCAAAAACACATTTCTTGAGGTATTCCTTCCTCGGAACATTATTTGGCATGCTCGCTTCCCTTTTGCCCACATTCACATCTTCTCAAGCAGCGCTATTGGGAAGTTTCCTATCTAAAGATGAAAGAGCCTTTTTAACAATTTCATTCTCAGTTAATACTGCCAATTTCATATTTGGCTTAGCAAATTTTTATGCTACTGGAAAAACTAGAAATGGGATTTTAGTTCTAATAAAGAATCACTACTATCCCCTAAACTCCAAAGAATTTGTCATATTGCTTATTATAACAATAACCGTTGGAAGTGTTGTCAATTTGTATGGACTCTTAATTTCCAAAAAGGTAGGAAGATTAATAGAGAAGATAAACTACAAACTTCTCAATATTTCAATATTGTCCTTTATAATAGCTGGCTCTTTCTACTTTGATGGCCTATTAGGGATAGGGGTGCTTGGAGTGGCAACTATACTTGGAACTACAACCCTTATCTTAAAAGTAAAAAGAACAACTTGTATGGGAGTACTAATGTTGAAAATAATGATAAAATAG
- a CDS encoding DUF5748 family protein has product MNFEVIKEFLEMIGAGYTEVEGEIHLEPEVFYEVWKYIGQPEIKMYIVEDEIVELGSYDPPQMKYTGAKVIKIKKAYFETLDGVRVVTDLVEFQKILKEKKEMS; this is encoded by the coding sequence ATGAACTTTGAAGTAATAAAAGAGTTTCTGGAAATGATTGGGGCAGGTTATACGGAGGTAGAGGGGGAAATACATTTAGAACCAGAGGTTTTTTATGAAGTTTGGAAATATATCGGCCAACCAGAAATTAAAATGTATATTGTAGAGGATGAGATAGTAGAACTTGGCTCATATGATCCGCCCCAAATGAAATATACTGGAGCAAAGGTTATTAAAATAAAGAAAGCATATTTTGAGACTCTTGATGGGGTTAGAGTCGTTACGGACTTAGTTGAGTTTCAAAAAATACTAAAAGAGAAGAAAGAAATGTCTTAA